The DNA sequence ATGGtgcaacattatcattcatttggagttgtgtcTCTTACCACTGGATGAATGTAGGTCTAATACTCACTGTCTTCGCTCTTTCTTTGGTCTCTTCCTACTccagagggaaatatctggctgcTAAATGGTCCACTATCTACAAAAGCTAGTCactatctgtgtctgtctgctgttggaCAGCGGGTGTGAAGTGGGTTTTTATATCTGTTTTGGTGAAAACAGCACCAtagtgaaccaaaacagtgaagtAGTGAGTTGAACAGCTAAAGAAATGAGCTGAAACTTCCTGCAAAGCTCCACTGATTGTTTTAACATTGTCATTCAATATATTGTTAGTATGAAAATATCGATAATAGCCATTTGAACTATTCGGCTTATCCCCATGAAGCTGCAGTGTAAGACAAATACACCAATGTGTACCAAACAACAAATCACCCTGAACATCGGAGAATAATCATGACAAAAcctttgtgttcagtttgaaaCCTTCATGAATCGATAACTaagagctaaatgctaatgccagcatgctaacaggTTCAAAATGACAGTGCCCGCATGCCTTCGTTATGTGGGTTCAATGTTCACAGTGTTCAGTGTATCAGTTTAAcacgttagcatgctaccaCATTTCAACATGTGGCCAAATATATGACTTTGAAAGTAGAGCTGAGGCTGGTGGGAATTACagatgggcattttttttttgcaagtatTATGTAGTTGCCAGATGAAGAATCTGAGGACCATCACCTTTTAATCCACTgggaacatgaatgtgttaAATGAGATAAATCTGTTAAATAGTTCTTGGgatatttcactcaaaaccatAAATGGAAACATGCTGACACTAGAGGAAAGTCCCAAAGTCAGAAGTATTTATCCTCAGAGTGCcttaaatgtctgaaacaaCATAAATCTTACCATAATAGTTCTTTCACATTTGCATACTGTTACCATCTATAAGTAATttatcattttagtttttaactgTTTGACTGCTCTACAATGTTCCTTGTGAGAACAGGACTGAAGCGAAAGCATGTTCGAGCAGAAACAAACCCAGATGCTCCAAAGACAATATTTACGTCTCGTAACAACTCCGAATGAGACATAACTATTCCAGTATTTATGTGACAATGTCCAAGTTTACTGTCTCAGAGTCTAGACACAATGGTTTGAATTCCACCTAGAGTTAGACTAAACTTCCTCCAGCCCagtgcaacacatttttttttccagcagaatATAGAAGCAGACTTGAGATCATAAAGAGTATTGGTGAAATACTGATTGAGAGGTGAAATGACTGAATGAGAATCGTCTTCAGCTCTTCTCTCTGTGAGATTCCTCTGTATCTGCCTGACGCGCTCTGATTGGTGCAAATTGTGTGAATGTGAGGACAGCCTTTGGTACTCAGAAGGAAAACTGACTTCAACACACCAGTGGTTTAGGTTATGACAGCTTTATTTAGTGCAAAGAGAGTTTAGAAGCAGGAGTCGGTGATGCGCTTCATGCTCATGAACCTCATGCCGGATCCGCCCATGTTCATGAAGTTCCTGTACTCGCCAGGCCTCATGTACATCATCCTGCCTCTGTAGTTGGCCTGCTCGTACATCAGCCAGTGGCCGTCCATCACGTTGCAGGACATGCAGTTGGACATGCGGTAACGATCCATGATGTTGTCGCAGTCGTCCATCAGCTCGTGACTCATACCACTGAAGTTCTCCCTCTCATAGATCTTCATCCTGAAGGATCCCCTGTGCTGTGGGGCAGAGAGGGAGTGGGTTAAAGACACGCCACACTGTCAACCCGAGCTCTACAAACTGATCAAATGTAATTGTCTAGTGATGTAATCTGCGGCAAATGAAGCCCGGGTGTGAGATCTTACCATGGGGATCATACGGCAGGACCTGATGCAATCCCTCATGCCCATCATGCTCATGTAGTCGGCGTACTCGCCCCTCCTCATGAAGTACTGGTTGCCCATGTAGTTGGTGCGGTCGTACACCATGAAGCAGCCTCTCTCCACCCTGCAGGAGTGGCACCTGCTCAGGTAGGAGGACATGTCTGGGCAGTCGCTCATGCACTCATAGGAGCGACCCTGGAAGTTCCTCTCCTCGTAGAAGATGATCTGAGGAGCGGAGAGGTAAAAGGTTTGGTGAGCACACGTGAGGAACGTGAGGAGCACACGGGTCACGTGTTCAGAACTGAAGCCAGACATGTTGAGTTTTTAGCGGTGAAATGGAAAATAAGGTTCAGTGGAGGGTTACGAGCTGCTAATCACAGGCCTAGCTGTTGGTGTCGTCACCACCCCGTAGAGTACGAaatggctagctggttagcatgctaacttcagtagatatctctgtcTTCTCGATCTTTGGGTAATTCTCTGTGCACCCAACACATGGTTGTTaaattcatcattattatttttttaaaattattacaGCAGCTCCTGACATGCTGTGTTAGAAAGCCAGAAGAGCGATGTCCATTTTATTAAGTCACTATCAGAGAGAGCTTACCTTGTTCATCATGTTCATTCCAGTGGAAGTCATTGTGCTGGTCAGTgggctgctgtttctgctgctgttcttgCTCTTGCACCAAACTGTGCCCTACCTGCCTTAACCCTTTCCTTTTATACCTGACCGAAACGGACCGCGCCTTTGTCCAGAAGCCCTGAGCCAGCAGTAACGCCATAGAAATGCACAGAAAATGGGGGGACTGTCCACATTTCCAGGGGCCGGTGGGCTCAGAAAATCCTTTCAGCAAGCCTTTTCTCGTACAGCGCAGAGGTCACAGGGAGGGTGAAAGGGTTAACAATCAGAGGTCACACCTTGACGCTGGTCATGCATTGTGACATACACTGGTTTCTcagcaacaacattttttccccagttGTTCTTTGTCCCCAACCCATAGTGTGTCATTTCCATGTAGTAGAGCACGTGGGAAGGCTTTGTATGCACGGTGTGTCATTGTTACATGTTAAAGATCAGCGGCGATCATTTTCTGAGGGGTTAAATATGACAAAGGTTTTAGATACTAAACAGTCAAACCCGTATATGAAAATGGCTTCTGGTGCACAAAGATATGTTGTGTAATTATgtaatgtgtaaatatttattttttgccaaaaaAGGCTAAACCCTTTTCACTGCATGGTATGCCACTTCTCGATAAATGTTTCGAAATACTTAAATGTATGAATTGCAAATTATTGTATGTTAGCTAATATAATGATTTTAAGAGATTCAGATTCATTTAGAAATGTGTCCACTGAAATACCAACTTATCCATCACACAGTGCCAGTCATAGCATTTTATATCATTCTATACCAACTGCAGAAATttgatgacaaaataaatagcAGGTTTCTTACTTACTAGGAGTAGGTTAAAAGTTTataaccttttgttttgtggaaatatatttcacatcTAATTTAGGATCtaattattctgtgttttataataACCATCTCACAACTTTTCAATATGAAATATGGTTcctttcatatgtttttttgtggtttctgTACCTGTTGCTAGTTGTTAATGTATTACTAAATTGTTCAtaatcattttgtatttcatggaTTACTCCACTAATTGTTTTCCCCGCTGATCAActtattgtttaatttgttaaaaaagagCCAAAAGAGACACCTTCAcaatgcttgttttgtccaaccaaagTTTAAAcctatttgaaataaattaacttATTTAAAGGAAACATAGCAAACACTCACGTTTGAGAAGCTGAAGCcataaatgtttttgcattcaAACAAGAATTGAAAAGAAgttgctgattcattttctgtaaaCTGATTCTTTTATTAAAGGTGCTAATGTAAaagttgagtctcattccctaCTGAACAAATTATGACTCTCTGGTTTTTATAATTGTAGTAGCATAAAAAGGACTGCAATTCTCTCTGATGCAGTCACATTCCACCACTTTGCATAATGATAATTGTAATCATCCAGAATAAGAGAATTGCAATTTAGTTGTAGTACATTGTAGTGCAGTAGTTTATTTGGCTGTGACACAAAATCGTAGACTTACTATTGCAGCAAAAACATTATACAGTGTGTAAAAAAGGTTGTATAATGTATACTTTTAACAAATTTAtctaataacaataatcatatTGGCTTTATCTTACACTTTTCATTACCTACTGTAAATAACAGTGTCTTGCTGATATGACATCAATATCGCTGTCATGTTATATGctaaaacactttgtaaaatGCTGTATCTTTTCCattaatgtcaaaataaacacCTACtttaacatactgtatttaactCTGAGGAATTAACTCCAGGCTAATGGTCGCATGTAGTTCCAGTTCTCAGCACACGGGGGCGCTGTGACGCGTGCTCGACTCTGTAGTGACTCTCTTGACTTGGTAACAACTTCTGTTGTCAAGCGTTGCTAAGGAAGTGATTTAGCTACTTGAAATTAGCCCCCAAACCAAACTACTGTAAACGAGAGGTAACTTTAACTACTCCAACGTGATAACAGTGAGATAACTACATAAGACAGACACCGCCaacattatgtttttatgagtATTATCTTATGAACGATGCTACAGATAATACTCAGCTAGTTTGTATGTCGCTACCGTTATGCTACTGTGGGATAACGTCTTTAGCCATTAGCGTAGAGTGTTAGCCACTTTAAAGTACTGCAGGCGGTATATAAACGTGATTTGGTTAGTTAGAAAATAAGTTGAGTGAAGATATTGAAGAACTGTATACAGGTTTGGTTTCTAGCTAACTTAGCATGGCCGGGCTAGGGCTATTATTAACTAGCTCACGCTACTTGTATTCATTGAAGTACTTGCTATGCTATCCCTGCCTAATGCCTCTTGTCAACAGTGAGTGCCAACAGCTAACAGTAATGTGATTAGCGATCAGCGTCTTCAATTATAGATGTTCAAAAAAGATTGATTATATGAATTAGTATATATCCAtctatatatctgtctgtctatataGCTAAACTAGTATGGTTAACGTGACTCAAGCCAGCATTTCGTTCAATAATTTCTCCCCTTTATGTTCAGACGAGTCAGTAATGAGAAATCTCCAACAACCTGACCACAGCTGGTCTCAGACATGACAAGAGGATGACTGAGAATGGAGAGGACAGCCCCGTCCACCAGTCCTGTCAGGTCTCTGGTAAAGGAGATTCAGTCGTCAGTGACAGCAGGCCACCGAAGACCTCCACAGAAGGTGCCAAGGAACACAATAATGCCCTCACGGTCACTgctacaaacacagaggcag is a window from the Acanthopagrus latus isolate v.2019 chromosome 5, fAcaLat1.1, whole genome shotgun sequence genome containing:
- the LOC119019503 gene encoding gamma-crystallin M2-like isoform X1, encoding MSGFSSEHVTRVLLTFLTCAHQTFYLSAPQIIFYEERNFQGRSYECMSDCPDMSSYLSRCHSCRVERGCFMVYDRTNYMGNQYFMRRGEYADYMSMMGMRDCIRSCRMIPMHRGSFRMKIYERENFSGMSHELMDDCDNIMDRYRMSNCMSCNVMDGHWLMYEQANYRGRMMYMRPGEYRNFMNMGGSGMRFMSMKRITDSCF
- the LOC119019503 gene encoding gamma-crystallin M2-like isoform X2; protein product: MTSTGMNMMNKIIFYEERNFQGRSYECMSDCPDMSSYLSRCHSCRVERGCFMVYDRTNYMGNQYFMRRGEYADYMSMMGMRDCIRSCRMIPMHRGSFRMKIYERENFSGMSHELMDDCDNIMDRYRMSNCMSCNVMDGHWLMYEQANYRGRMMYMRPGEYRNFMNMGGSGMRFMSMKRITDSCF